A stretch of DNA from Campylobacter concisus ATCC 51562:
TCTGCAAGAAGTGCTAGAAAGTACAAATTTTGCTGATGAGGTCATCGTGGTTGATAGCGGCTCAAAAGATAGCACAAGGCAAATTTGTGATGGCTTTATCAACGTGAGATTTCACGAGCAAACTTGGCTTGGATTTGGCGCGCAAAAGCAAAAGGGCGTGGATCTAGCTAAAAATGAGTGGATCTTTGTGCTTGACAGCGACGAGGTGATCACAAATGAGCTTCAAGATGAGATCATCAGTACGCTAAAAGAGCCAAAATTTATGGCTTACAACGTAGCTAGGCTAAATTTCTTCTTTGGCAAAGCGATCAAAAATATGGGACTCTATCCAGACTACACAGTGAGGCTTTTTAACAAAAATTTTGCCGGATTTGATGGCAGAGCCGTGCATGAAAAGGTCATTTTAAATGATGACTCACAAAAGCTTGGAGCGCTTAAAAATCACTTCTTGCATTATGCATATGAGAGCATCGAGCAGTTTATCGCTAAGCAAAATCGCTACTCAAGCATGGGCGCAAAAAAGAATTTATTTAAAGCTCTAACAAGCCCAGCGTGGACATTTTTTAAGCTTTATGTGCTAAAAGGCGGCTTTAAAGAGGGCTTTGCGGGCTATGTTATCGCTAGACTTTACGCTCAGTACACATTTTGGAAATATATAAAATGAAAATACTTGTAATTAAATTTAGAAATATCGGCGACGTACTTTTAACCACGCCGCTCATTGAAAATTTGCACCACTACTACCCAGACGCAACCATCGACTTTGCCCTAAACAAAGGCACAGAAGCGATGATAGAAGGAAATCCTTACATAAACAAAATCCACATTTACGATAGACAAAGTGCAAATTCTGGCTTTTTTAAAAAACTAATTACTGAAATAAAATTTATAAAAGCCATCAAAAAAGAAAAATACGATATGGCTGTGCAAACAACCACGGGAGATCGCGGCATCATCATCTCAAAATATGCAAAGATCAAAAAAATAGTAGGCTTTCTTGGCAAAAATCAATCAATAAATAAACTTCTAAACGTTAAGGCGAAATACTACGAAAATTTTTCACATACGATCGATCATAATCTAAACGCTTTAAGGGCTTTGGGGTTTGAACCAATAAATAAAAAGGTGAGCGTATTTTCAGACGAAAGCGTAGAGCATCTAAATTTACCAAAATGCTTTGTACATATGCATCTAACAAGCCGCTGGATGTTTAAATGCGCAAATGATGAGAGCATGGCAGAGCTCATAGACTACTGCAAAAATGAGCTTGGTGTAAAGGTCGTGCTAACAAGTGATAATAAAGAAAATGAGCTAGAAAAGCTAGCAAGCGTGCTAAAAATTTGCAAGAGTAAGCCTATAAATTTAGGTGGCAAGCTAAATTTGAAACAAACGATCGCCCTATCAAAGCATTCAAGCCTTTTTATCGGCGTCGATACTGCTATCATGCATATAGCCGCAGCAAACGACGTACCTGTGATCGCCTTTTTTGGCCCAAGTAACGCTTTTGAGTGGGGACCGTGGGACAACTCGCTCATGGAAAATGGCTACACGGCCCAAAATGGTATACAAAGCATGGGCAAACACACTGTTTATCAAAAAGACTGGGACTTTGTGCCTTGCGACAAAGAAGGCATAGTAAAGCATGGTGTAGAAAAAACGTTGATGGATTTTAGCGACGAAATGCCAAAGATAAAAGCCAAAATAAAAGAAATTTTAGGATAGGCAGATGAATATTCTTCACACGCAGACACTTTTTAACTGGGGTGGCGAGCAAAATAAGACGCTAAACGAGATGCGTTTTATGCGTGAGATGGGTCACAATGTCATACTTTTTTGTAATCCAAACTCTCAGATAGAAAGCATTGCAAAAGAAGAAGGCTTTAGTGTTATAGCACAAGAGATGAATAAGAAAAATTTTCATAAAAGCGTACCAGCACTTTGCGAAGCGATAAGCTCAAACAAGATAGATATCGTAATCACACATGGCTCTACTGATAGCTGGGTTGGGGCCATAGCTGGGCTTTTTTACCGCAAAAGGGGCGTTAAATTTTACAAGGAAAGGCATAATCTTTTTCCTATAAAAGGCTTTCTTTCAAAACTAATGCACAAAAGACTATTTGATAAAATTTTATACATCTCAGATAGTGTCAAAGAGTACCTGCTAAGCATCGGCGTTAGCAAAGATAGGCTCTTTTTTATGCCAAGCACGGTTGATGTTGAAAAGATTGATAGC
This window harbors:
- a CDS encoding glycosyltransferase family 2 protein, translated to MLSVVILTFNSQKHLQEVLESTNFADEVIVVDSGSKDSTRQICDGFINVRFHEQTWLGFGAQKQKGVDLAKNEWIFVLDSDEVITNELQDEIISTLKEPKFMAYNVARLNFFFGKAIKNMGLYPDYTVRLFNKNFAGFDGRAVHEKVILNDDSQKLGALKNHFLHYAYESIEQFIAKQNRYSSMGAKKNLFKALTSPAWTFFKLYVLKGGFKEGFAGYVIARLYAQYTFWKYIK
- the rfaQ gene encoding putative lipopolysaccharide heptosyltransferase III; the encoded protein is MKILVIKFRNIGDVLLTTPLIENLHHYYPDATIDFALNKGTEAMIEGNPYINKIHIYDRQSANSGFFKKLITEIKFIKAIKKEKYDMAVQTTTGDRGIIISKYAKIKKIVGFLGKNQSINKLLNVKAKYYENFSHTIDHNLNALRALGFEPINKKVSVFSDESVEHLNLPKCFVHMHLTSRWMFKCANDESMAELIDYCKNELGVKVVLTSDNKENELEKLASVLKICKSKPINLGGKLNLKQTIALSKHSSLFIGVDTAIMHIAAANDVPVIAFFGPSNAFEWGPWDNSLMENGYTAQNGIQSMGKHTVYQKDWDFVPCDKEGIVKHGVEKTLMDFSDEMPKIKAKIKEILG